The Geomonas ferrireducens genome includes a window with the following:
- the tsaB gene encoding tRNA (adenosine(37)-N6)-threonylcarbamoyltransferase complex dimerization subunit type 1 TsaB — MKILTIDTSSNCSSVALSDGATLLGECILGEGRCNSGRLMDSVSELLKAARLAPEGVDAFAVSLGPGSFTGVRVGIATVKGLAIATGKPAVGFSSLAMLAMNLPYCSAQVAPMFDARKAEVYAALYRLGSLPEAVFADAVLPPQDFLSRITQPTVFIGDGAVRYRDLIAETVGELAIFPPWHANLPRASAGAVLAREAARAGKFTPLAQLNPVYLRASEAEIAKRKRESL, encoded by the coding sequence ATGAAGATACTCACCATCGACACCTCCAGCAACTGCTCCTCGGTTGCGCTCTCCGACGGTGCGACCCTGCTCGGCGAGTGCATCTTAGGCGAAGGCCGCTGCAACTCGGGCCGCCTCATGGACTCGGTTTCCGAGCTCCTGAAGGCGGCGCGTCTCGCCCCGGAAGGAGTCGATGCCTTCGCCGTCTCGCTCGGCCCCGGCTCCTTCACCGGGGTGCGCGTCGGGATCGCAACGGTCAAGGGACTTGCCATCGCGACCGGCAAGCCCGCGGTCGGCTTCTCCTCCCTCGCCATGCTCGCCATGAACCTCCCTTACTGCTCGGCACAGGTGGCACCCATGTTCGATGCGCGCAAGGCCGAGGTCTACGCCGCCCTTTACCGCTTAGGCTCGCTCCCCGAGGCCGTCTTTGCCGACGCCGTTCTCCCCCCGCAGGACTTTCTTTCCCGGATCACCCAGCCGACCGTCTTCATTGGGGACGGCGCGGTGCGCTACCGCGACTTGATCGCCGAAACGGTCGGCGAGCTTGCCATCTTCCCTCCCTGGCACGCGAACCTGCCGCGCGCGAGCGCCGGAGCGGTGCTGGCACGCGAGGCGGCCCGGGCCGGGAAGTTCACGCCGCTTGCCCAGCTAAACCCCGTCTACCTGCGCGCCTCCGAGGCGGAGATCGCGAAACGAAAGCGCGAGTCCCTTTAA
- the rseP gene encoding RIP metalloprotease RseP, whose translation MSILFAIIALGALIFIHELGHFLFAKAFKVGVEKFSLGFGPKIFGKQVGETEYVISAFPLGGYVKMVGEGEEAELSDEDKKRSFADKPVLQRIVIVAAGPVFNLLFAYLIFILLFMVGVPSLTTKVGEVMPDKPAARAGIKTGDAIRIVNGKAVTRWDEFAKVIAEGKGAPVQVEVERGQSRLNFNMVPEKRVAKNVLGETVTQPIIGVVAAGETVIDHFPPGEAIVKGSAQCWNVIELTVLSLVRLVERAIPLDNIGGPIMIVKMAGEQAAAGGVSFLAFVALLSVNLGVLNLLPVPILDGGHLAFFVIELVLRRPVSKRTREIAQQIGLVLLISLMMLAFYNDIARMFASKA comes from the coding sequence ATGAGCATACTTTTCGCAATCATAGCCCTCGGGGCGTTGATCTTCATTCACGAACTCGGTCATTTCCTGTTCGCCAAGGCCTTCAAGGTCGGTGTCGAGAAGTTTTCCCTAGGCTTCGGGCCGAAGATCTTCGGCAAGCAGGTGGGGGAGACCGAATACGTGATTTCGGCGTTTCCGCTGGGCGGGTACGTGAAGATGGTGGGGGAAGGGGAGGAGGCAGAACTCTCCGATGAGGACAAAAAGCGCTCCTTTGCCGACAAGCCGGTGCTGCAGCGCATCGTCATCGTCGCCGCCGGCCCCGTCTTCAACCTCCTTTTCGCCTACCTGATCTTCATCCTCCTCTTCATGGTCGGCGTGCCATCCCTGACCACGAAGGTCGGCGAGGTGATGCCGGACAAGCCCGCGGCGCGGGCGGGGATCAAAACCGGCGACGCGATCCGGATCGTGAACGGCAAAGCGGTAACGCGCTGGGACGAGTTCGCCAAGGTGATCGCCGAGGGGAAAGGGGCGCCGGTGCAGGTCGAGGTCGAGCGCGGCCAGTCACGCCTGAACTTCAACATGGTCCCTGAGAAGCGCGTTGCGAAGAACGTCCTGGGCGAGACCGTCACCCAGCCGATCATCGGCGTCGTCGCCGCCGGAGAAACCGTAATCGATCATTTCCCTCCGGGCGAGGCCATCGTCAAGGGGAGCGCCCAGTGCTGGAACGTGATCGAGCTCACCGTGCTTTCGCTGGTGCGCCTCGTGGAGCGGGCCATCCCGCTGGACAACATCGGCGGACCGATCATGATCGTCAAGATGGCGGGCGAACAGGCAGCCGCTGGCGGGGTGAGTTTCTTAGCCTTCGTCGCGCTTCTCTCCGTGAACCTCGGTGTGCTTAACCTTCTGCCGGTGCCGATCCTGGACGGCGGGCACTTGGCCTTCTTCGTGATCGAGCTGGTGCTCCGCAGACCGGTCAGCAAGCGAACCCGCGAGATCGCGCAGCAGATAGGGCTCGTGCTCCTGATCAGCCTCATGATGCTCGCCTTCTACAACGACATCGCGCGCATGTTTGCCAGTAAGGCCTGA